The sequence below is a genomic window from Scatophagus argus isolate fScaArg1 chromosome 8, fScaArg1.pri, whole genome shotgun sequence.
CTGCAAAAAAGAAGAGTCTGTTatcaaaatgttaacaaaatgattcaaaataTTAGACTGAAATCTACAATCCCCAAACTGACTTGAAACTTGTTtgatacacaaaaaacaaaacaaaaaaacaccacaactTATCATTTATAGATCAAattatatgtgtatttatgtttttatactgtCAAAGTTCTGCTTTCTGAGTTGTGCAGGGCTTCATGAAGTAAACATGGGCAAGTCGTTGTGACACAGTGACATTATCTTTATCTCCAGCGTCAACATTAGCTCTTAGACAAACTCAAGTGCCAGCAGGAATCCTACAGCATTATTGTCACTGCAGGGATACAAACCACACAGTGACAGGTTAAACAGTTGCTTGTTCTTGTCAGTGTTGAGACTACGCCTATAGTTTACACTGGAGGACTCCTGACACAGTCCAGCTGGGAGTTACTGTGTTTACAGAGCATTTATACAAGTCCAACTGCTCCAACATGTACAAGGAGACATCAGCTGGTTTTGTCTGTCAAAGACTGATgtacaaacacaataaaactaaacaaataacagtaaaaataagTCAAAACCTAATCTTCTCTCATCATCAGATTCTCCAGATTTAGACAAAAGATTGTGACAAAAACTCTCACTCACCATCAATCTCCAGTCCGTTCGATGTGACGTCTGCAGGGAGGCCTTTAACTGATCCATTTTCGTGCTTCTCGGGAAATGTCCCATTCTATAAAAGATAGCATAGATAATAATATTGTTCTGCTCCACAGTTCACAAGACATTATCCACACTAGGTAGCAGAAGGACTGATTTTGCAAACACTCCCCTGAACGATTGTTCAGGGGACTGTTTGCAttttgataaaaaaacaaacaacaacaaactttaaGACTCAAAGCTTTTGTCTTAAAAGCAACTAACAACTATCACATTTTAAAGCCACTAACTGACTCCTACAGGTAAAGCATTACAGGTTTGTTGTGTAATTTGAATAATCCTACCTTGGTTAATTCTTTGTTCTTGGAATGCTCGTTTCCCATTTTCCCCAGCTGAGTCCTACCAACACAGGCGGTTTTAGCACAGATTCAACTAAAAGACattaagcagaaaaacaaaatcatgctTTTGTTATGTTACAATGGCAGGCAAAAGATACTCTGCAAATTGTGATTCTTTGAGTGATAGCAAACTGTCTTTGCTTAATATCATTCAAATGTCTTACCTTGTTACACTTCTGCAAGTCCAGCCAGTGATGTCCTCCCTGAGAGAACAAATAAATGGAAAgtgtctgtcactctgtcagACAGATGGATTCGCTGTGCCTGCCCAACTGTGTATAGAGGCTGTTGTTAGCAGGCTGTTTTATGTGTGCTTTAAAATGGGTGGGACTGTTTTTAAGTAATCAAGTGGATTTCCTCCAGTGAAAAAAGGTGCTCCCTCATAAAGTCACATGATTAGTTCAAGGTAATCCATCTGTGAACTGTGTGAAAGTACCCCGACGACATCAGAATGAAGGTCCACTCCACTCAATCCCGCTATGATAAGGAGGCAGCAAGCACGTTATTGTTTTTGGATGTTGCTGGGAAGCAACAGGATGTGTATTAAGGATACTGGCCTGGCGCACATCCactctgtcaaaacaaaaataaatatgtttgcatttgtaGTCCTAACTGGTTGTTTTGACTGAAGGGAAAGCTTTAGGCATTATGTTGCATTTATTTAGCTGACACTTTTATCCAAACCAGCTTAATGTGTCAATGTGATCAAGAATTTTTAAAGATTCAGAACCAAAGTTTGCTGATCACAgggaaatttaaaaacataaatacatttaaaaaaacaactgacaagTGCCTTAAAATTCTCTGATGATATTTGTTTGAAATAGCTTTTTTTGAGATGCAAAGAGCAAGTATCTGCTTTATTATCACAGTTAatcaagacaaacacagagccCTGTAATGAAATCATCTGTCTGAAAAGACCTGCCCATGTTTGGAGGCCACTGACGGCCTGTCAGTGCATCAGTATGAATGGGCCTCTCTGAAAGACATCCAAGGATCAAAGACAAACTGACTGAAGTCAGTTCATCAACTGATTTCTTCCGTCTTTTATTATTCTGATCTTCTTCATCTATgtgttgtttggtgttttgatgaGTAAATGTGCTGTGACAAAGGAGCTCCTCACCTCTTATTTTGTTTAGTTCTTTATGATCGCTAAGAGCTCAAGTCTATTAATGCAAATCAACCAGTtcacaaatgtaaatgaatattttcctctaaacaactgaaaaatcAACTTGTATTTCAAAACAAGTAATTGTGCAGTATTTTATTGACTTTGCTTTGACAAGGCTTGGAATCCGTGAGCACAATGTCCCAGTTGTGGCCTGTAGCCTGCACAGTGAGGTGGGAGTTGGATTCCCCTGTTTGGATTGTGTACTTCTGACTTCATGCGAGGCCTGCAGCTGAGAGACCTCAAGCAAACTCTTTATAATGAAGCAATACGAGGCAGCCCACCAGTTCGACTAGAGGCACAACCCTTACAGAAAAGCCTCTGACTTTAAGACGTGTTGGATGAAGTGGCCTATCGAGAGTTACTGAACTCAGGTCAAACGACTTCTTAGGACAAGTCTGTTGTCCAGTTGTAAATACTCAACAGCACTTGGCTATCTTTGATGTGGTACATTTCATTAGATCCTCTGAAATCTTCTTCCGCTGGTCTGAATCGGATTAGTGGTCCTCTAGCTTTGCAGATgaattatgtaaatatttaaacttGGGAGTAGTACTGTTTGCTGTCGAAATATTTACAGAGCAGTAGTTCCGGATTGATATAGTAAATAGCTTGGTATATTGTAAGCAAGTCTGCACATTTCTTGAGACAGCCTAAATGACTGAACAGGCTGAATTCTCATATAGAGTGAAGCTGatgaaacatgttttctcaATCTGTGTAGAACCGAAGGTTCATGTTAAGGGCCGTGTTTAATGGCACATTACATTGACTGGTTTGTTCTGAAAGCAGGTGTGCATTAAAGGGACAACCATCAGTTGATGCTAACACAGTTCCAGGAGGCAGAGGCAGAGTTCTCTGAGTACCCCTGTCATCACTGACAAGGCTTTGCATTAATGGAGAAGTTGTTGGTGGCAGAGGTCAAGAATGACTGCTTCAAGCAAGCCAATCATATGGTGGAATGCAAATCTTACCATATGGCTTGTTGCTTTCTGTCCACTGTGGGGACGTGGTGCCTAAAGATGTAAATGCTGCCATCGCCACCATCCAAACCAAGCGCTCCATCCAGTTTGTGGActtgtgtcccacttgtttcAAGTTTGGCATCAACTACCAGCCGCCCACTGTAGTTCCTGGTGGAGACCTGGCCAAGGTCCAGAGGGCTGTGTGCATGCTGAGCAACACCACTGCTATCGCAGAGGCCTGGGCTCGGCTTGACCACAAGTTTGACCTGATGTACGCCAAGCGCGCCTTTGTTCACTGGTATGTGGGTGAGGgtatggaggagggagagttctCTGAGGCCAGAGAGGACATGGCAGCTCTGGAGAAGGAATAGGGGGAGTAACAAGTTTGTGGATGTTTGTAACACCCAATTTGCCTGTCTTAATAAAATTCCTGTGGCATGTGACCAAAACATACACTGAATACATAGTTCTTGAAGTTGGACATTTTAGCCATCCTGTGTATCCTACATAAACCCTGTTAATTATCCTGAACAGCTTCCCGTGTAAGTGCACCTCGGTTTATGAATgttaaattttcagtttttattaataCGTGAACATATATATAAGTAACCTTCATTGCTCAAGAGAAAtctcaaaacattaaaatttgaTTTGGTGTGCAAGTTTGTTAACCTAAAATTGGAATTTAAAAGAAGGCCTTTTGgtcaaaatatgtaaaaaaaaataaataaataaataaataagttcaGTTAACAATAgttattctttcatttattcatgaaaatgGAATCGACAAATTAGCAGGATTGTCTCCACTAAAATGCAGGGTCGTTTGAGCACAGTATGTCTTCCCAGGCCTCCGTACCGCTAGGTGGCGATATAGTTATGTTTACGTGTTGactctgctgtctttgtgcaGTCGAGGAAGCCAAGATGGCAGCCACCATGAAGGGACCCGTAGtaagtttaaattaaatataattacattttctctttgagACGCTCCGTTGCTATTTTATCTGgagatgcaaataaaaacagtcgAGCTACATGTTTaagcaaaaatatatacaatcaCGTGTGTGAGTGATATTTCATATCTTGGTCTGACAACCGTTTGGCTCATGTCACCGTCAAgtgttagctagctagccaaACCACTAGCTAGCTGTATGTGATTCTGCGATTAGGTAACCACAGTGCTGAGACTTCACCAAcccgatgatgatgatgatgatgataatgataattagTTAGATGATGGCTGTGGTTGCTGACAACGGTGACAGGACACTAGCCACACTGCCGTCTATAGCTCGCCTCGCTCACTTTAGCTAACACATGTAGTGAACCAGCATGATTTGTCATGTTCATTTAATCTGGCGAACATTAATCTTAACTACATTTGATTTGACCCTGTTTGCAGGCGGTTGAAGATGTGAATGTCACTTATGAAGACCAGCAGAAGATCAATAAATTCGCCAGGAACACGAATCGAATGGcagaactgaaaaatgaaatcgAGGCAAAGAAGGTAAGCGTGTTGTGAATACAGAAATGCGACAGACTCGAGGTTCTGTGTGTGGTCAGCCATGTTTACAGTAGTCTATACTGTACTGTGATACTGTGACATTAAGAAACTGCACGACACTCAGCTGCAAGTTTCTTAAGGTGACTGCTGTCTGTTACAACAGTCCAAGTCTTTGTGAGGACCGAAATGTTCTGTTGTCATTCATTTGAAGGCTGTAGCTTGTGGAGCTTTTGACTCTCATGCACGTCAGGATGTTGTCTTAGTTTAACTTGACACAATTCAGCCGCCAACTATAACCTTTGAAGATATGTTTTGAATTTGTATCAACACTTTATGATTCCTCCCACAGTTAAGTGTGGTCTGAAGGGCAGTGCAGATACCAAATTACTGAACTGTTAACAGCTCTAATTGAGACTCTGTAATGGTCTGCCATTCTCTCCATGCAGAAATCATTGCAAAACCTACAAGATGCCGGTGATGACCTAATGATGTTAGACGATGATTCTCTATTGATCCCTTATCAAATTGGCGATGTCTTCGTCAGTCACACTCAGGAGGAAACACAAGAGATGCTGGAGGCTGCAAAGGTAGGTTCTCTTAACCCTTTTAATACTCAGCAGACTTGTAATTCACAGTGAAAGACCCTCGTTAAGCCAGGACTTTAAATAAACCCTAACccttagcataaaaactgagaaaagggaaacagctagcctgggTCTGTCTGAAGGTAAAAGTCTGCCAACATGTTACGTCTTGATTGTTTAATCCACACTGGTTTTACGGAGGGTTATGTGGTGGACTATTTCTGAGCCAGATGCAGTGACTTGCTGGACTCTCcactggttgcctggcaaccttATGACGACTGCAAGACTCCAGACATGAGCGTGGTATTGATCTTGTAGTGTATTTCACAAAATGGAGAATTACTCCTTTAAGTATTCGTGCAGAGGTATTTGCTCTAGAGTGGAGCAGAACGAGGAACAGTCCAATGCAGCTCATCAGGACAAGACATTGCTGCAGACGGGCATCGGCACTGCTGTCCCGTGCTGGTTCAGAGGGCATCGTTTAACAGCGTCAGGGCTTTGTAGCTGCCACACCAGAGAGAGGCACTGACCAGAAAGGCCTTCCGATTAGAGCTTGTCCTGCACTCTGTCACTTCCAGGAGCgttttgtttgtccttgtgtttgctgctgtttcatcaCACAGCGAAGCACCGTGTGCAGGCCTTTACTGATCGATGTGGACAAGTGTGCTTCATATGctgaataacaaaaatgttgctgtaaaaaatgtttaaaatatctgCTGATTAATATTTAGTGCACGTTAATATACCTactgtctttatgtttttactttccTCATCAATCCTGACTTCAGAAGTTATTAAACAGCCtttagcagcagcagtttattaAATCCAGTTTAATGACATGTTTGTTGGAGAAATTGGAGTGGTTGTCATGTAATTAGAGTTTCCATGTTCTGTAATCAGGAAGCACTGGAGCAGGAGGTCAAAGGCCTTGAAGAGCGAGTGTCAGCGATACAGCAGGTGTTGGGCGATCTGAAAGTCCAGCTCTATGCCAAGTTTGGTAACAACATTAACCTGGAGGCAGATGAAAGCTGAGCAGTGAAATGGACATTGACAGCTGCCCCCACGAGGACCTTTTCACGCAGCTCTCGCATCAGAGGTTCACAGAGCGTTTGCCACACAAAACACCAAGTAGGACTCAGCATGAACAGCTTAGATTTACAGCCTCTGGCTTTTGTTTACACGCGTGATGTATCAGTCTTTGCTTTGGCAAACAAATTCACAAGAGCAGTAAAAGTAAAGATTTGGCGATTCAATAAATGCACACAATTTCTAccatattttaatttgtccctTATTTAATGTAAAGTAGAATAAATGAGGAATTTTGgaacttcaaaaataaaatttgacactaaaaagaaaatatgaactGAGAAAGGAAACATTGGCACATtgataaaaaacattttttaaaaaaaggtcatAATAATGCCAGAACACATTTCACCAAAAATTAAGCACAGACTTTTGATGTTGATCAGTGACAGccttctgatttttttttcttcattttttaaaaatactgtcagtgtattttcagtgtcaatagttttcagttttaacttCCTGTCGCCACTTTGGCGTGGAGAGGAGGGGCTTGAAGGTAGGTGCAACAAGAGTTTAATGTAATCTGTGTACTAATGAGAAGCGTCGCTCGTCTGTGATGGAGGCTCTGAAGCCACACCAAACAGCCGTGTAGTGTTTTACAAGGTTTTATGTGTGAACTCAACGTGTTTGGCTAAAAAGGTCGGATGAAGTTAACCACGTGCCTCTTTGACGAGCCGGCGTTCTGTGCATTAATGAGTGAAAAGTTACATTTGTCAAAAGTATTTCATCTGCTTTGACCTCAATTTTTTTTGGTGTTAACCAGACCAACTCAAGCTGATTAAATTAGTGGCATCTGTTACTGATCCACATGTTTGTTATCTTTTACACACaacttaaaatgaaaagctaaaattTTCTAGAGCCAGTGAATCTTCCTTCAGAAATTGAGCAGCAAACTGAGATAAAGTGGATCCAAATATTTAGAGACTTGATGTTTTTCGTCTTGATCTTTGGCTTTGGTTTGTTTAGACTCTcacattctgtctttttttgtggtgGCAACAGATTGTAGTTCTTCTCATATGTGGTTACAAGCAGCTGTTCTTCAGACTGATAATCTGttcagaaaacagcaaatagTCAAATAAGATTTCAACAAATGGTGATTTTTCTAGTGGAAGAGGAAGTATTCATTAAAGTAAAGGTGGagcttttcagaatcagaattcctttttGATGGACATATGTGTTAATAACTAATACTGATGCATCAGTGTGAAGTTAAACTGGTTTTAACTGCTTCACATACAGTCAGGTAGATCAGGAGGGGCTGTGAGATGATTAATCATTAATGatgattaattaatgaaacCAATTAGAATCCTACACAAATCTGTGgagattttaattttcctttaatctttttatttttatttgtttcgTGAAATATAAATACTTTGacctctttgcctttttttttttaaaaaaactaaacatacGCAAAGCAAAAAGCAGTTTCCTTCCTGAAGGTTTTCCCCTCAGGAAGTGACTGATTATTCACACAGTAAACGAAATCTTCACATGGCTGAGATAAACTGATGATCAGAGGAGTTGGCAGATCAAAGGCGCCTTTAATGGTAACCCAAACGACTTCCTGTGGCCACATTAGATAGAACATGATCAGGACTTGTTATTATATCCAAGATATCAATACACAACACATGAATATTTGtgatttagtttttatttgcatattaaaCAGTAACACACTCGCAGCCATAATGGATAAAATAACTTATGTCGTTTTGCtgcaaaaattaaacaatgacATTAATTAGATTCAATCCAAGAACTACCCATAGAGGCAAATAATTGTGGAATAAATTAGTACTgcatcagggaaaaaaaataggaatAAATAATATCCAGTAATTACATGAACTCAAGTAAATGCATCATCAGTTGGACTAAACATTCGTGTGTGGATTAGAGCTAACGGGAGTGCAACACGAACGctagagagagaaggaggaaggaggtaACAATAATTCAATTTGACCCATAAAAGTAGCCTGAGGCCCAAACTTAAAAGATTTGCACTAGAGGAAAGACTGCGTTGCAATATGATGGCACCCTGATACGGAAATGACAAAGAATCGAGATCTTGGAAGACGCAAATCATTTGCACGtgtggtgttttctgtgtgggCTGCTGAATATGCAGAAGATCAACAGAGGAGCCAGGCGGAtaaaaatgcatctgttttgtTATTGTAAATGAGCGTTGCAGCAAATCGATCCGTGGATCAAATGCTCTTAAAGcacacaattaaaataatgagTTCAGGTGAAACcttcttttctgtgtgaataTCTTGGCTTCATCCATCTGATATTTCTCTATATATGCTGGATGGTTGGTGGCTCCCACAAATAACAACAATGCACAAACCTCATTAAATTGTGCCCTGGAGTGTGGACTGCATGAGCTAATAAAATatctgggggggaaaaaacgaAATTGAGAGCTTGAAGTTAAAGCAGGCGACTCTGGAGGATCAAGATCTCAATTAACAAGTTTCTCCTCCTGCTGGGCTCCCTGCTGAACATTCGTAGCCATGATTAAGAGGAACTCCGCCCACACAGGCTCGTCTTTATGCGCAGCTTGTTAAACCGCGGCTCAGAGGAGCACACGTGGAAATGACTGGACTTATTTCCCAGATGGCCTTGTTTACTCTCTGcaccttccctccctctctgtgtctctttatcTGCTCATTGCTATCTGTCCTCCTATTCCCCTGCTCCCTCTCTAATGACACAGATGCTGATATTTATCAACTGTCCACAGTCGTGCTGAACTTTGAGAACTCTTTGACGGCTTTTAAATTGGTATGATTTTCGCTGAAGCAGCCAGAATCActaaactgtcaaataaaatggGATGCACTCCGCCAGAGTCTGATGATTTATCGATTTCCTTCCATTACAGCTGTAGAAATTTTTACTAATTAGGCTAAAAGATGATGCGAACACAATCTGAATTTTAGGCAGCACGtatgtgattggctgttttAAACTCAGGCTGAGTGCAGGAACAGACCAGAGGGTGTCTCTGTCTCCCCAGTAatttcacagtgaaatcaaGCAGCTTCAGCCAGCATCAAGATGAGCTCTTAGAGTTTATTGGGTATGGCTACACATTGCAAGTATTGTTGAAATACGTCCAGCTTAATTATAAGAATTATAAATGAGATGTGGAGGAAGATACAGGAATAAATGGAGGATGCCGTTAAACTTAGGTTAAATGTGTGATTATGCCGAGACCTTTTAAtcacccccctccctctgctTTGTCAGTAAAGTACAGCCTGGTAACCGGCGCAGGATCTTCCTGTACAGCTGAGGTCCTCCACAAAGAGTTTGTGCacacttcatcattttctgCTCTTGTGCTACAGTGAAAAATTGTGTTTGCTCACTGTCTCTGTATGTTAGCTTAAATGTCAGGAGAGTCAACCTGGACGGTTTGAAAAATCCATAGCAACCACAGCCATTCTTCTTCACTTACGGCTGTTCTGTCTCAGCCAGCTTCTATTCATTACAAGCGAGGAGACACCTCGAAGGACCAATGCAACACGCCACCCGTCAAAGGTCTTGCAGCTCTCATCATGGCCCTTAAcgctttaaaagaaaatactttcttctttttgtcatcAGCACAGAGCTCTGTTTTTCCACGTGGTGGCCTTTAAGGAAACTAGAAGtattttcttgctgtgttttgtcttcattgGACAATTCACATAAAGACTGGACATGACCGCCTTGTCGGATTGAATTATGTGCTACCTGCCTCAGACAGTTGAAACGACTTAGCAACTAATCGATCGTCAAGCAGCTGCTTTGCTCTTATCGTGATGTTCACTTGtagcttttctgtttcatatcattGTGAATTAAATCTTTGTGCTGTTGGTGGGACAAGGCCTGACATTTGAAGATGCCACTTTGGGCTTTAGGAAATGGTGATGATTTTTCAGTGTATTGTAAGATTTGACAGACTGAACAAAGTGATTAACTGAGCAATTTGTCAGCAGGTTACAGGGATAGTAAGAGACCAGGACCACCAGGATACCCCTGTCAACTACGCTTGAAAACCCAACTAAATTTCTGAGTGATGGGACAGGATATGAACATCCTGAGCCTTGACAGCTGTAGTGCAACAGATTGTGAGAGAGAAGGTCTAGCAGAGAAGCCTAAAAGCATAAAGCGAGATTGAGTGCGGTGTAAAGACCATGTGTCGTGG
It includes:
- the LOC124063718 gene encoding LOW QUALITY PROTEIN: tubulin alpha chain-like (The sequence of the model RefSeq protein was modified relative to this genomic sequence to represent the inferred CDS: deleted 2 bases in 1 codon); this translates as MEKLLVAEVKNDCFKQANHMVECKSYHMACCFLHCGDVVPKDVNAAIATIQTKRSIQFVDLCPTCFKFGINYQPPTVVPGGDLAKVQRAVCMLSNTTAIAEAWARLDHKFDLMYAKRAFVHWYVGEGMEEGEFSEAREDMAALEKE
- the pfdn4 gene encoding prefoldin subunit 4, with the protein product MAATMKGPVAVEDVNVTYEDQQKINKFARNTNRMAELKNEIEAKKKSLQNLQDAGDDLMMLDDDSLLIPYQIGDVFVSHTQEETQEMLEAAKEALEQEVKGLEERVSAIQQVLGDLKVQLYAKFGNNINLEADES